In Tachysurus fulvidraco isolate hzauxx_2018 chromosome 1, HZAU_PFXX_2.0, whole genome shotgun sequence, a single window of DNA contains:
- the rbm4.1 gene encoding RNA-binding protein 4.1 isoform X2, protein MVKIFVGNLSPNTTTDELRSLFSQYGKISECDIVKNFGFVHMENKAEAEEAIRGLHHYMLNGLAMNVEMSRGKPKASTKLHVGNISSSCTNQELRAKFEEFGPVVECDIVKDYAFVHMERVEDAMEAIRGLDNTAFQGILQSCLHRHTLSSLLTLQ, encoded by the exons ATGGTGAAAATCTTCGTAGGGAACCTTTCCCCAAACACGACTACAGACGAGCTTCGGTCCTTGTTCTCCCAGTATGGTAAAATATCAGAGTGTGACATCGTGAAGAACTTCGGCTTCGTCCACATGGAGAACAAAGCCGAGGCAGAGGAAGCCATCCGCGGCCTTCACCATTATATGCTCAACGGTTTGGCCATGAATGTGGAGATGAGCCGAGGGAAACCCAAAGCCTCCACGAAGCTCCATGTAGGCAATATAAGTAGTAGTTGTACCAACCAGGAGCTGCGTGCCAAGTTTGAGGAGTTTGGCCCAGTGGTTGAGTGTGACATAGTAAAAGATTATGCCTTCGTACACATGGAGCGAGTGGAAGATGCGATGGAGGCCATTCGAGGCTTAGACAACACGGCATTTCAAG gTATTCTTCAGTCATGcctccacagacacacattgtCATCACTTTTAACATTACAGTGA
- the LOC113663190 gene encoding RNA-binding protein 4.1-like, with protein sequence MVKIFVGNLSSSATKEDLHSLFSQYGKVAECDVLRNFGFVHMDSQKEAEEAVRKLHHHELNGQAMNVEMSRGKPKGTTKLHVGNISSGCTNQELRAKFEEFGPVVECDIVKDYAFVHMEQREDAMEAINMMNNSTFQGKVINVQLSTSRLRTVPGMGEITGCYVCGEPGHWSKDCRRGQNGSYGDGHMGGVRGARGFPRAGPAYGSGGPAAFPTRSYPTTMPPVTTMSYTPTYGISREYAGETRYLSKPLSVYPTIERSTSYERDRYSLDYYEKYRARPFASSYLEDRRLSIPPPPPLSSSSLSRMRLAPSSFDLYDRRALPPPSSVTSVYYSRDRSPIRRVGVGSEVYSYERSRLSPVTRSSSYSVSRARDTPTDRARYDY encoded by the exons ATGGTTAAGATCTTTGTTGGCAACCTTTCATCGAGTGCGACCAAAGAAGACCTGCACAGTCTTTTCTCGCAATATGGCAAAGTTGCTGAGTGCGACGTGCTGAGAAACTTTGGCTTTGTGCACATGGATTCCCAAAAGGAAGCTGAGGAGGCTGTCCGTAAACTTCACCACCACGAACTGAACGGCCAGGCCATGAATGTGGAGATGAGTCGAGGGAAACCCAAAGGAACCACCAAGCTGCATGTAGGCAACATAAGCAGTGGCTGCACTAATCAGGAGCTGCGCGCCAAGTTTGAGGAGTTTGGCCCTGTGGTTGAGTGCGACATTGTGAAGGACTATGCCTTCGTACACATGGAGCAAAGGGAAGATGCGATGGAGGCCATCAATATGATGAACAACTCTACCTTTCAAG GCAAGGTGATAAATGTACAACTGTCCACCAGTCGCCTCCGCACTGTGCCTGGCATGGGAGAGATAACCGGCTGTTACGTCTGCGGAGAACCCGGTCACTGGTCCAAAGACTGCAGGCGCGGTCAGAACGGTAGCTATGGCGACGGTCACATGGGGGGAGTCCGTGGGGCCAGGGGTTTCCCTAGAGCAGGTCCTGCTTATGGCAGTGGAGGCCCTGCGGCATTCCCCACCCGGAGCTATCCAACAACAATGCCCCCTGTCACAACAATGAGCTACACCCCCACCTATGGGATTTCACGAGAGTATGCTGGGGAAACTCGGTACCTCAGCAAACCATTAAGTGTCTATCCAACCATCGAGAGGTCCACCTCTTATGAGCGTGACCGCTACAGCCTTGATTACTACGAAAAGTATCGGGCTCGGCCTTTTGCTTCTAGCTATCTTGAGGATAGACGTCTCTCCATTccccctcctccccctctctcttcttcatctctctcaaGGATGCGATTGGCTCCTTCCAGTTTCGACCTGTATGACCGACGCGCTCTACCGCCACCGTCCTCCGTGACCTCGGTGTACTACTCGCGGGACCGTAGCCCAATCCGAAGAGTCGGCGTCGGCTCTGAGGTCTACTCGTATGAGCGCTCGCGTCTTTCCCCGGTTACGAGGAGCAGCTCGTACAGTGTGTCGCGGGCCAGGGATACCCCCACTGACCGGGCTCGGTATGATTACTAA
- the rbm4.1 gene encoding RNA-binding protein 4.1 isoform X1 translates to MVKIFVGNLSPNTTTDELRSLFSQYGKISECDIVKNFGFVHMENKAEAEEAIRGLHHYMLNGLAMNVEMSRGKPKASTKLHVGNISSSCTNQELRAKFEEFGPVVECDIVKDYAFVHMERVEDAMEAIRGLDNTAFQGKLMSVKLSTSRLRTAPGMGERTGCYRCGQEGHWSKECPLDQNGSYRESQGSEGYGAPRFGASGDRGFQQGFNGDPSFGSNYGPVQSFSRGAGYGGPGYGRGMCMGSSTSTGTGYNGAMSFGVAAGYGVGATYGSEAAYGSGVGYGSAVPGFPARRASYDERDPYGVVDYYEKYRARPYGGSYFDDRQAVPLPGPPPPPASSAISTERMPSSSLDLYERNPLAPPQAPGSSYYGRDRSPIRRLPLEVEGYAYDRAHVASISALPRSSAYDMPRDPYTDRARYAY, encoded by the exons ATGGTGAAAATCTTCGTAGGGAACCTTTCCCCAAACACGACTACAGACGAGCTTCGGTCCTTGTTCTCCCAGTATGGTAAAATATCAGAGTGTGACATCGTGAAGAACTTCGGCTTCGTCCACATGGAGAACAAAGCCGAGGCAGAGGAAGCCATCCGCGGCCTTCACCATTATATGCTCAACGGTTTGGCCATGAATGTGGAGATGAGCCGAGGGAAACCCAAAGCCTCCACGAAGCTCCATGTAGGCAATATAAGTAGTAGTTGTACCAACCAGGAGCTGCGTGCCAAGTTTGAGGAGTTTGGCCCAGTGGTTGAGTGTGACATAGTAAAAGATTATGCCTTCGTACACATGGAGCGAGTGGAAGATGCGATGGAGGCCATTCGAGGCTTAGACAACACGGCATTTCAAG GCAAACTGATGAGCGTGAAGCTTTCGACTAGCCGCCTGCGTACAGCACCGGGAATGGGAGAGAGAACGGGTTGTTATCGGTGCGGGCAGGAAGGCCACTGGTCCAAAGAGTGCCCACTGGACCAGAACGGCTCGTACCGCGAGAGCCAGGGCTCAGAGGGATATGGCGCTCCCCGGTTCGGTGCGAGTGGCGATCGCGGTTTCCAACAGGGCTTCAATGGCGATCCGAGCTTTGGCAGCAACTATGGGCCTGTGCAAAGCTTCTCACGTGGTGCTGGTTATGGGGGTCCTGGGTATGGCAGGGGAATGTGCATGGGCTCGAGCACAAGCACGGGTACTGGCTATAACGGTGCGATGAGTTTCGGTGTTGCGGCGGGATACGGCGTGGGCGCGACGTACGGCAGTGAGGCGGCATACGGCAGTGGTGTCGGCTACGGCAGCGCGGTGCCCGGGTTCCCTGCGCGGCGAGCGTCCTACGATGAACGGGATCCGTACGGGGTGGTGGACTACTACGAAAAATATCGTGCGCGTCCCTATGGAGGCAGTTATTTTGACGACAGACAAGCTGTCCCGCTTCCCggccctcctcctccccctgcGTCCTCGGCCATAAGCACTGAGCGCATGCCCTCGTCTAGCCTTGACCTCTATGAGCGAAACCCCCTCGCTCCTCCTCAGGCTCCGGGTTCTTCGTACTACGGGCGTGATAGGAGCCCGATCCGAAGGCTCCCTCTCGAGGTGGAAGGATACGCGTATGATCGCGCGCATGTCGCCTCCATCTCTGCGCTTCCTCGGAGCTCTGCGTATGACATGCCGCGGGATCCTTACACCGACCGGGCACGCTACGCGTATTAA
- the sf1 gene encoding splicing factor 1 isoform X2, with protein MATGANATPLGKLHPSIGAKRGFDSGPGAGLMPPPGPPASFPLQNFPQMPGAAFPGFPGAAGSLPNPQLGLPQSQLDMSLKKRKKSRWSSETPDQKTIIPGMPTVIPPGLSREQERAYIVQLQIEDLTRKLRTGDLGIPVNPEDRSPSPEPIYNSEGKRLNTREYRTRKKMEEERHSLITEMVGLNPEFKPPADYKPPATRVSDKVMIPQDEYPEINFVGLLIGPRGNTLKNIEKECCAKIMIRGKGSVKEGKVGRKDGQMLPGEDEPLHALVTANTMDNVKKAVEQIRNILKQGIETPEDQNDLRKMQLRELARLNGTLREDDNRILRPWQNSEPRSITNTTLCTKCGGAGHIASDCKFTSTYTPRQGDPPQSAQDKARMDKEYLSLMAELGEAPIPASSGGHSNNPPSGPRGTGPNSNQPPPNRPPWMNSGPSDNRNYHGMHGGPGGHGGPHNFPPPMPNMGGPPMPPNPNGMPPPWMQPPPPPMGQGPTPHGHPMGLLPPPMGMMPPPPPPPNNQPPPPPSGPLPPWQQQAPPPPPTSSMATSAPLPWQQNTTTTSTPATGNLPPWQQPQPAASSAAQPPPPMGNPSMVPPPPGVQPPLPPGAPPPPPPPPPGSAGMMYAPPPPPPPMDPNFVTMMGIPGMPPFGMPPAPPPPPPQN; from the exons ATGGCAACGGGAGCAAACGCAACCCCGCTGGGGAAGCTGCACCCGAGTATCGGCGCTAAACGGGGCTTCGACTCGGGGCCCGGTGCTGGTTTAATGCCTCCGCCGGGGCCTCCAGCCTCTTTTCCGCTCCAGAACTTTCCCCAGATGCCGGGTGCCGCTTTCCCAGGATTTCCCGGGGCTGCTGGTTCATTACCAAACCCGCAACTCGGCCTTCCTCAATCTCAATTAG ATATGAGtctgaagaagaggaaaaaaagtcGCTGGAGCAGTGAGACCCCGGATCAGAAGACCATTATCCCAGGAATGCCCACAGTTATCCCTCCCGGCCTTAGTCGTGAACAAGAGCGAGCTTATATAG TCCAACTGCAGATCGAAGACCTGACTCGTAAACTGCGTACAGGAGACCTGGGAATCCCTGTTAATCCTGAGGACAG GTCTCCGTCTCCTGAGCCGATCTATAACAGCGAGGGGAAGCGGTTGAACACACGTGAGTACCGCACCCGCAAAAAAATGGAAGAGGAGAGACATTCACTCATCACTGAGATGGTTGGGCTGAACCCAGAGTTTAAGCCCCCTGCTGACTATAA GCCTCCAGCCACCAGAGTCAGTGATAAAGTGATGATTCCACAAGATGAGTATCCAGAAATCAACTTTGTTGGACTTCTCATTGGACCACG TGGCAACACGCTCAAGAACATTGAGAAAGAGTGCTGTGCTAAGATCATGATCCGTGGGAAGGGTTCTGTTAAGGAGGGCAAAGTGGGCCGTAAAGACGGACAGATGCTCCCAGGAGAGGACGAGCCTCTACATGCCTTGGTCACTGCCAACACCATGGATAACGTTAAGAAGGCTGTAGAGCAG ATCCGTAATATCCTGAAGCAGGGTATTGAGACCCCAGAGGATCAGAATGACCTGAGAAAGATGCAGCTAAGGGAGCTGGCACGACTCAATGGCACTCTGAGAGAGGATGATAACAG GATCCTGCGTCCATGGCAAAATTCAGAGCCTCGTAGCATTACCAACACTACTCTGTGCACAAAGTGTGGAGGAGCTGGACATATTGCATCTGACTGCAAGTTTACAAG TACTTATACCCCGAGGCAAGGCGATCCACCCCAGTCAGCTCAGGATAAGGCCCGTATGGATAAAGAGTATCTGTCTTTAATGGCTGAACTGGGAGAGGCTCCAATTCCCGCATCCAGTGGTGGACACAGCAACAACCCACCCAGTGGCCCCCGTGGAACTGGACCCAACTCTAACCAGCCACCTCCA AACCGTCCTCCCTGGATGAACTCGGGCCCTTCAGATAACAGGAACTATCATGGCATGCATGGCGGTCCAGGTGGTCATGGAGGTCCCCACAACTTCCCACCCCCAATGCCCAACATGGGTGGGCCACCCATGCCTCCCAACCCTAACGGCATGCCCCCTCCGTGGATGCAGCCACCCCCTCCACCAATGGGCCAGGGTCCAACTCCTCATGGACACCCTATGG GTTTGTTACCACCTCCTATGGGCATGATgccacctcctccacctccacccaatAATcaaccacccccacccccatcaGGGCCTCTGCCGCCTTGGCAACAGCAGGCCCCACCCCCTCCGCCCACCAGTAGCATGGCAACCAGTGCCCCACTGCCATGGCAGCAAA ACACCACAACCACATCCACCCCAGCTACAGGTAACCTTCCTCCATGGCAGCAACCCCAGCCAGCAGCAAGCTCTGCTGCCCAACCTCCTCCTCCTATGGGAAACCCCTCCATGGTGCCCCCTCCTCCTGGAGTTCAGCCCCCACTGCCCCCTGGTGCCCCCCCTCctccaccacccccaccccctggCTCAGCAGGCATGATGTATGCACcccctccacctcctccacccaTGGACCCCAACTTTGTTACCATGATGGGAATCCCAGGAATGCCTCCATTTGGCATGCCACctgccccccctcccccaccacCCCAAAATTAA
- the rbm4.3 gene encoding RNA-binding protein 4.3, whose translation MVKIFVGNLPPQAESDEIKALFAQYGTVTECAIIKNFAFVHMDDRKNATKAIRSLHLYKLHGTPINVEASHGKNQGPVKLHVANVEKGAEDELRALFEEYGTVTECSIIKNFAFIHMNNSDEAMDAIKGLDNSDFQGKRIHVQLSKSRPRGDEDGYGPPERGGYWPPRFPGEHAQPCPPGFGRGRFGPPGYPPAPPPPPPRRPPFPGGGYGGDRDGNGVVDYYEKYRARPYGMSSFEDRRMGGIPPPPPPPSGMMRERIPPSNLDPYDRRPLPPPPSSFYRDRSPIGRAPPAPPAPAGNGYSYERSRLSPLSMSRNPMYNAPRSRDPYSERVPPPPPARYTY comes from the exons ATGGTGAAGATCTTCGTCGGGAACCTGCCACCTCAGGCAGAGAGCGATGAAATCAAAGCCCTGTTTGCTCAGTATGGAACCGTCACAGAGTGTGCCATCATCAAGAACTTTGCCTTCGTTCATATGGACGATCGCAAGAACGCTACAAAGGCCATACGGAGCCTTCATTTGTACAAGCTACACGGCACCCCCATTAACGTTGAGGCTAGTCACGGAAAAAACCAGGGCCCGGTGAAGCTGCACGTGGCCAATGTCGAGAAGGGTGCAGAAGATGAACTCCGAGCTCTGTTTGAAGAGTACGGAACAGTAACAGAGTGTTCTATTATAAAAAATTTTGCGTTTATACACATGAACAACTCTGATGAGGCCATGGATGCCATCAAGGGTTTGGACAACTCTGATTTCCAAG GAAAAAGGATTCACGTCCAACTCTCTAAAAGCCGTCCGCGAGGAGATGAGGATGGTTATGGTCCCCCAGAAAGAGGGGGCTATTGGCCACCCCGTTTCCCTGGTGAACATGCGCAGCCATGCCCTCCTGGTTTTGGCCGAGGCCGCTTTGGGCCTCCTGGTTACCCCCCTGCCCCTCCTCCCCCTCCACCCAGACGGCCCCCCTTTCCAGGGGGTGGCTATGGTGGTGACCGTGATGGCAATGGGGTAGTGGATTATTATGAGAAATATCGAGCTCGTCCCTATGGCATGTCCTCATTTGAGGATCGCCGTATGGGCGGCATTCCACCACCCCCGCCACCCCCTTCAGGCATGATGAGGGAGCGAATTCCCCCTTCCAATCTCGACCCCTATGATCGACGCCCTCTCCCACCCCCGCCGTCTTCGTTTTACCGCGATCGTAGTCCCATCGGAAGAGCGCCGCCAGCCCCTCCAGCACCTGCTGGAAATGGCTATTCATACGAGCGCTCCCGTCTCTCCCCTCTTTCCATGTCACGGAACCCAATGTACAATGCGCCTCGTTCCAGGGACCCCTACAGTGAAAGGGTGCCTCCGCCACCACCTGCGCGCTATACATACTAA
- the sf1 gene encoding splicing factor 1 isoform X1: MATGANATPLGKLHPSIGAKRGFDSGPGAGLMPPPGPPASFPLQNFPQMPGAAFPGFPGAAGSLPNPQLGLPQSQLDMSLKKRKKSRWSSETPDQKTIIPGMPTVIPPGLSREQERAYIVQLQIEDLTRKLRTGDLGIPVNPEDSRSPSPEPIYNSEGKRLNTREYRTRKKMEEERHSLITEMVGLNPEFKPPADYKPPATRVSDKVMIPQDEYPEINFVGLLIGPRGNTLKNIEKECCAKIMIRGKGSVKEGKVGRKDGQMLPGEDEPLHALVTANTMDNVKKAVEQIRNILKQGIETPEDQNDLRKMQLRELARLNGTLREDDNRILRPWQNSEPRSITNTTLCTKCGGAGHIASDCKFTSTYTPRQGDPPQSAQDKARMDKEYLSLMAELGEAPIPASSGGHSNNPPSGPRGTGPNSNQPPPNRPPWMNSGPSDNRNYHGMHGGPGGHGGPHNFPPPMPNMGGPPMPPNPNGMPPPWMQPPPPPMGQGPTPHGHPMGLLPPPMGMMPPPPPPPNNQPPPPPSGPLPPWQQQAPPPPPTSSMATSAPLPWQQNTTTTSTPATGNLPPWQQPQPAASSAAQPPPPMGNPSMVPPPPGVQPPLPPGAPPPPPPPPPGSAGMMYAPPPPPPPMDPNFVTMMGIPGMPPFGMPPAPPPPPPQN; this comes from the exons ATGGCAACGGGAGCAAACGCAACCCCGCTGGGGAAGCTGCACCCGAGTATCGGCGCTAAACGGGGCTTCGACTCGGGGCCCGGTGCTGGTTTAATGCCTCCGCCGGGGCCTCCAGCCTCTTTTCCGCTCCAGAACTTTCCCCAGATGCCGGGTGCCGCTTTCCCAGGATTTCCCGGGGCTGCTGGTTCATTACCAAACCCGCAACTCGGCCTTCCTCAATCTCAATTAG ATATGAGtctgaagaagaggaaaaaaagtcGCTGGAGCAGTGAGACCCCGGATCAGAAGACCATTATCCCAGGAATGCCCACAGTTATCCCTCCCGGCCTTAGTCGTGAACAAGAGCGAGCTTATATAG TCCAACTGCAGATCGAAGACCTGACTCGTAAACTGCGTACAGGAGACCTGGGAATCCCTGTTAATCCTGAGGACAG CAGGTCTCCGTCTCCTGAGCCGATCTATAACAGCGAGGGGAAGCGGTTGAACACACGTGAGTACCGCACCCGCAAAAAAATGGAAGAGGAGAGACATTCACTCATCACTGAGATGGTTGGGCTGAACCCAGAGTTTAAGCCCCCTGCTGACTATAA GCCTCCAGCCACCAGAGTCAGTGATAAAGTGATGATTCCACAAGATGAGTATCCAGAAATCAACTTTGTTGGACTTCTCATTGGACCACG TGGCAACACGCTCAAGAACATTGAGAAAGAGTGCTGTGCTAAGATCATGATCCGTGGGAAGGGTTCTGTTAAGGAGGGCAAAGTGGGCCGTAAAGACGGACAGATGCTCCCAGGAGAGGACGAGCCTCTACATGCCTTGGTCACTGCCAACACCATGGATAACGTTAAGAAGGCTGTAGAGCAG ATCCGTAATATCCTGAAGCAGGGTATTGAGACCCCAGAGGATCAGAATGACCTGAGAAAGATGCAGCTAAGGGAGCTGGCACGACTCAATGGCACTCTGAGAGAGGATGATAACAG GATCCTGCGTCCATGGCAAAATTCAGAGCCTCGTAGCATTACCAACACTACTCTGTGCACAAAGTGTGGAGGAGCTGGACATATTGCATCTGACTGCAAGTTTACAAG TACTTATACCCCGAGGCAAGGCGATCCACCCCAGTCAGCTCAGGATAAGGCCCGTATGGATAAAGAGTATCTGTCTTTAATGGCTGAACTGGGAGAGGCTCCAATTCCCGCATCCAGTGGTGGACACAGCAACAACCCACCCAGTGGCCCCCGTGGAACTGGACCCAACTCTAACCAGCCACCTCCA AACCGTCCTCCCTGGATGAACTCGGGCCCTTCAGATAACAGGAACTATCATGGCATGCATGGCGGTCCAGGTGGTCATGGAGGTCCCCACAACTTCCCACCCCCAATGCCCAACATGGGTGGGCCACCCATGCCTCCCAACCCTAACGGCATGCCCCCTCCGTGGATGCAGCCACCCCCTCCACCAATGGGCCAGGGTCCAACTCCTCATGGACACCCTATGG GTTTGTTACCACCTCCTATGGGCATGATgccacctcctccacctccacccaatAATcaaccacccccacccccatcaGGGCCTCTGCCGCCTTGGCAACAGCAGGCCCCACCCCCTCCGCCCACCAGTAGCATGGCAACCAGTGCCCCACTGCCATGGCAGCAAA ACACCACAACCACATCCACCCCAGCTACAGGTAACCTTCCTCCATGGCAGCAACCCCAGCCAGCAGCAAGCTCTGCTGCCCAACCTCCTCCTCCTATGGGAAACCCCTCCATGGTGCCCCCTCCTCCTGGAGTTCAGCCCCCACTGCCCCCTGGTGCCCCCCCTCctccaccacccccaccccctggCTCAGCAGGCATGATGTATGCACcccctccacctcctccacccaTGGACCCCAACTTTGTTACCATGATGGGAATCCCAGGAATGCCTCCATTTGGCATGCCACctgccccccctcccccaccacCCCAAAATTAA